The sequence CGGTCTAACATTACATCGCCGACCACTAGCACCTTGGCGCTATCGAATTCCGGTAACTTGATCTTCATGGTTCCGACTCTTTTGAACAGGGGAAAGCCGAAATCTTATCACAAACGACTTTAAAACATAGCGCCCAGCGCCCTCCACCAAGCGCCGAGCTGAAGCTAAACACCCAGAACAAGCCCCCTTCCACTGCTCTTTAATTGCCAGATACAGAGACCAAATACATAAAATCAGTTAAAGACAAGACGTCTAATTAACAGAGGTTAATCTTTTTAGCTGGGCGCCGAGCGCTGGGTGCTTGGCGCTTAACTTGTGTATTGGTGGTCTTTGGCGGCTAAGTTAATTAGAATTCGGTCATTAATTGTTTATGGCGATACCTGTTTATGGCAATAGCTATGCGAGATTTTCGACCTTCTTCTTTTTCTTTAGCGCTATTACATCCCCGTTACCTGTTTAACTGGCTGGGCTTGAGCCTATTGTGGCTATTAGTGACGCTGCTGCCGTGGCGTGCACAAATGGCGTTTGGCCGTAGCTTGGGCCGCTTATCGATGCGCGTACTGAAATCTCGGGTAAAGATTGCTCGGCGCAACCTTGAGTTGGCCTTGCCAGAGCTCGATGAAGCTGAACGTGAGCGCACGCTTATTGCTAACTTTGAAAGCGTGGGGTGTGCAGTATTTGAAACCGGCATGGCCTGGTTTTGGCCCGATTGGCGGATGCGCGCCATCACGCGCATGGAAGGCACTGAGCATGTAGATACAGCCGTGGCCAATAATCAGGGCATGTTGCTGTTATCGGCGCACTTTTTAACGCTAGAGCTCAATGCGCGCCAGTTTGGTTTGTATCGCCCGGGAGTAGGCGTGTATAGACCCAACACCAATGCGGTATTGGAATACGCACAAGTGGAAGGCCGTTGCCGCTCGAATAAGTACTTGGTGGATCGTTTAAATATTAAAGGCATGCTGAAAGCGCTGCGCCAAGGCGACGCACTTTGGTACGCGCCCGATCATGACTATGGTCGTCATGCCAGTGTGTTTGTGCCCTTTTTTGCGGTAGAGCAAGCGGCGACTATTACCGGCACCGCTACGTTGGCTCGGGTGAAAAAAACCGTCACCCTGCCCTGTTTTACGCTGCGAGAGAAAGACGGCTATCGGTTATTGATCCAAGCGCCCATGGCTAACTTCCCCATTGGTGACGACATTACCGACGCCATCGCCAGCAATCAGGTGATAGAAGCGGCCATTCGGTTAGCGCCTGAGCAATATATGTGGCTACACAGACGCTTTAAAACCACACCAGAAGGCGTGCCGTATCGATACTAAGGGCAGCGCCCAGCACCAAGCGCCTAGCTACAGACAGTTCTAGATAACCAAAAAAGCAGATACCGGAGCAAGTCAGGCGCGACGGCATAAAAAAACACCGAGCCCACAAGTTCGGTGTTTATGTTTCTGCCGGGCGCTTGGTGCTATGCTTTCAACCATTTCTCCCAGCTCTCCACTACCCATTCGCGCTCGGTGCACAGCTCACTGTCGGGCACGCGGCCGGGTTCGTCGAGTAGGCTTAAACGGTGGCCGCGGTTACGAATGGCGCAGTAGGCAGTTTTCAGTCGTTCGGCTTCTTGCTCATCCAATAAACCCACCGCCACTGCCGACTCTAAGATGCGGATGTTATCGGACCAGCGGGTGAGCGCCTTGGCGTACTGATGGCTAAAGGCCAGCACCAGATATTGGGTTAAAAATTCGATATCTACTAAGCCGCCGCTTGATTGCTTTAAATCGAACTCTTCCTCTTTAGCTTTAATAAGGTGCTCGCGCATTCTTTCGCGCATCTTGATCACTTCTTCGGCCAGCGACTGCTGATCTCGTGGCTGGCTCAGCACTTGCTGGCGGATCTCAATAAACTGCTGCTCTAAAGTGGCATCGCCGACAATAAAGCGACTGCGTACCAGCGCTTGTTTCTCCCACACCCAAGCTTGATTCAGTAAATACTGTTGATAGGCGTCCAGTGGGCTCACCATTAAGCCAGAGTCACCGCTGGGCCGCAGACGCATATCAAGCTCATAGAGCACACCACTGGCGGTGCGGGTGCTAAACAAGTGAATAATGCGCTGAGCGAGGCGCAAGTAAAATTGGCGCACATCTATCGGCTTAGGGCCATTGGTGTGGCCGCTCAAGTCCGATTGCTGCACAAACACCAAATCCAAGTCAGAGCTATAAGCCAGCTCAATGCCGCCCAACTTGCCGTAGGCCACCACGCCAAAGCCACGATCCGTGCTGTGCGCTAGCGCCTCTGGCACACCGTGGCGCTCGGTCATTTGTACCCAAGCTTGATTTATCACTTCATCCACTATGGCTTCGGCCAACCAAGTTAAGTGGTCGCTCACTTTCATTAACGGCAAGGTATCGGCGATATCGGCGGCGGCGATGCGCAGCAGCTGAATTTGCTTAAATTGGCGCAGTGCTTCCATTTGCTGCTCTACGTCTTCTTCCGGCACCCGCAGCAAAAATTGGCGCAACTCATCCCGATAGCACTCTAATGGGATAGGTTCATACAAGGTTTGCGGTAATAACAGTTCATCGAGCAAAATCGGAAAACGCGCTAATTGTTCCGCCACCAAAGAACTAGCTTCACACAAACGGAGCAATTGCTTAAGCGCGCCGGCATTTTCGACCAATAACTGTAAATAGGCAGAACGGGTGACGATATGCAGCAAAATATGCTGCACGCGGGCAAATAGCCGATTAGGAGTGTCTGTGCCGTGGATTTTATCGAGCAACACCGGCATTAGTTTATCGAGGGCTTGGCGACCTTGCGGCCCCATGGCTCGGCGCGAGTATTCGGCTTTAAAGCTCAGCAAGCCCGCCGCTAACCCGCGGGCTTTAAGCTCGCTTAAACCTTGTTCTTGCAGCAAGGGCAGTAGCTCGCTTTCATCCAGCTCAGTTTGCCAAATATCAAACCAAATTTGCGGCGCGCCTTCTTCTTCGGCTTCGGTATTATCACCAATTAAGCCCTCGAACTGGCGATGCACGCGGCTCATAGTGGCTTGTATCGCCTGATAACAGTCTTGCCAATTATCAAAGCCGGTGAGCCACGCCAAGCGCGCTTGATTCAGCTCATCAAAGGGCAGGGTTTGAGTTTGTTGATCGTCAAAGGCCTGCAAGAAATTCTCTACTCGGCGCAGCAAGCGGTAACTTTCATGTAACTGCTGGGCATCTTCGCTTGGCAAATCCCCCAGCGCTTCAATGGCGGCAAGGGCGGCGGGTAAGTGGCGCACTTGCAGTGAGGGCTCACGACCACCGCGGATCAGCTGAAATACCTGAGCAATAAATTCGATTTCACGAATGCCACCCGCACCCAGCTTAATGTTGTCGTGCAGACCTTTGCGGCGCACTTCGGCGGCGATCATGGCTTTCATCTGGCGCAGTGAGTCAATCACGCCAAAGTCGATGTAGCGGCGAAACACAAAGGGCCTGAGCATGGCCCGCAGTTGGTCGCTGTATTGGCCTTCACCATTAATAATGCGCGCTTTCACCATGGCGTAGCGCTCCCAAGTGCGGCCATGATTTTGGTAATACTCTTCCATGGCGTTAAAGCTCACCGCCAGCGGGCCCGACTCGCCAAAGGGGCGCAGGCGCATATCCACTCTATATACCTGACCATCCGCCGTGGTTTGATGCAGGGCATTCACCAGCTTTTGCCCGAGGCGAATAAAAAACTGCTGATTGGCCAGCTCGCGCCGCCCACCTTGGGTGACGCCGTTGTGAGGAAAGGTAAAAATCAGGTCAATATCTGACGAAAAGTTCAGCTCGCGCCCGCCCAACTTGCCCATGCCAATAATCAACAAGGGCACCGCTTCGCCATTAGCATCGGTGGGCGTACCGACTTCATGACATAGCTTTTGGTAATACCAACGATAGGCCGCCAAAATCAGGGCATCCGCCAAGGCGGAGATATGCACAAAGCTTTCTTCTACCTCACCACCGAGCAGCATTTCCCGCCATGCGATCAACAGTAATTGCTTGCGGCGAAACTGGCGTAACACTCTCAGCACCGTCGCTTCATCAGTCACGCCATCAAGCAAAGTCGCCAAAACGCTCGCATAATCGCCCGCGCGATCACTGTTATTAAGCTCAGTGGCATCATCAAATTCCAGCGCTAACTCAGGCTGCTGACAGAGGCTTTGTACGGCAAAGTCGCTGCAAGCGAACAGCATTTTTAACTGGGCAGATCGCGCATCTGACACTTGCTCAACCAGCTCAGGCGCACGCTCTTTAAAACGCAGCCATTGTTTATTGGCCTGTTGTTGCAGCAAAGCGGGCATGGCAATCATGATTAATCCTTAATTCTTGGGTGCGGCACTGTAGATGCCCGTCTCTTCGGTGAACAGGACTTCAGCACGATTTTATGTTTTATATGCAAACCTCAGAAGCAGCAAGAAAAGCTGGCCCGTCGAAACATTCTGCTACGCAGAACCGGCGAATAAATTGCCGGCTACGAGGGCCGCGTTTCTTCTTTTACTGTTCGCTTATGGCCGCGATTTAATGGCCGCCCTCGGCATATAAATAGTGGGTTAACTGCAATAATAAACGACCGTAGCGGGGGCTATAGAATAGCTCGTCCGAGAGTTTTTCCGTCTGTAATTGGGCTTGCAACCAAGTCAGCTCTTCAAGCCAAGCAACCTGTGCGGATTCCGGAGCCTTCTTATTTAACGACACCAGACTCTGCTCAACTAAGGCTACACCGATGCGGACTTGGCCAAGCCAGTCGTCTTTTTGGTCTGTGCTGCTGAGTGCGCCCTGCTCATGATGCTGCCAATGCTCGACGCCTTGCGCGAGTCTGCTTAGCAAAGCGCGCTTATCTTGCTCTGTCTCTGGCAGTACAGTCTCAAGCAGAGCAGTGCCAGCTACTAAGGTAAGGGCTTGCAACTGCGGACCGGCGCTTAAGCCAGCTAAACAGTAACCGCGCTGCGCCTTAGATACCGCATATAAGCGTAATCCGCCCTCATGCAACAGTAGTTCTGCGAAGGCAAACATATCCGCCACCTCGCCGTTCACTAGCTCCAGCTCTAATTCTTGAATGGGATCCTGTTCTTTTCCTGCTCGAACTTCGCCGGTATCAAACGCCAGCTCAATCTCGGTCTCATTAAACTTCACTACCCAGCGTTGGCGTAAAAAGTCGGTACTGAATAACGGCTGCAAGTCGGCTTGCACTTGGGCAAGCACAAAGTCAGCAGGCCAAATATGCGCCGGAAACAGCGCTAAATCAGGCTGGGGCTCGGCCAAGTCAACATTGTATTCCGGTCTTTGGTGCAGACCGCCCACTTGGCTACCAGCCAGCTTTACCGTTTGCTCTAACTTGCCGTTTTGATTACGAATACGCAGCCCTGCTTTCATGCGGCCCAGCGCTAAACTTGGCGTATCAAAGTAGGTGTTGGCCAGCGTTTTTTGATCGTGTTGGCAGATTTCATGCCTGGCTAGCAGTGCGGGTAAGCGACTCACCAACGCGGGTGACACCAGAAATTTCAGCTCTATCTCAGTATTCATAGGCGCGATCTAAATCTCCAAACGTTTGATTCTTAATGTAAAAAATAAATAACAAGGGACAAATCCAAGAGTATTATTAAAAATGCTGTTTTCTTGCCTTTATAGTTAAGTTACCATTCGCGCCACATAGATGTATCGAGTGTTTTTTCACCGACACAGGGTTGGACATGCCAGTAAATACTATTTTGGGGCTTTTTGCTAAGTCCCCTATCAAGCCTTTGCAAAAGCATGTGGCTAAAGTACATGAAGCGGCTCAGCAGTTGGTTCCATTCTTCGACGCCATGTGGGCACGAGATTGGGAACAAGCTGAGCTCATCCAACGCCGGATTTCTCAGCTCGAACGGGAAGCCGACGCCTTAAAACGGGAAATCCGCCTCAAACTCCCTCGCGGTCTTTTCATGCCGGTGGCACGTACCGACATGTTAGAGCTGCTCACGCAGCAAGATAAGATTGCCAATAAAGCGAAAGACATCTCAGGCCGTATTATTGGTCGCCAGATGGCTATTCCGCTGCCACTCCAAGCTGCCTTTATGGATTACCTCAGCCGGTGCCTTGATGCTACCGCGCAGGCAGCCAAAGCCATTGACGAACTCGACGAGCTGTTAGAAACCGGCTTTAAAGGACGTGAAATGGATTTGGTCTCAGATATGATCAACCAACTTGATCGCATAGAAGATGATACCGATGTTATGCAAGCTAAGCTGCGTAAACAGCTGCATCTCATTGAGGATGGCTATAATCCTATCGATATCATGTTTTTATACAAAATCATTGAGTGGGTCGGTGAGCTGGCAGACCAAGCCGAGCGGGTTGGTGCCCGTTTAGAGCTGATGCTGTCTCGTTCCTGAGCGACATAACAAGGTATACAAATGGATATCATTGCTAACTACGGCACTCTGCTTATTTTAATAGCAGCCGCCTTTGGCTTTTTTATGGCTTGGGGTATAGGTGCCAACGATGTGGCGAACGCCATGGGCACATCTGTGGGTACGCGCTCACTGACCATCAAGCAGGCGATTCTTATCGCCATGGTTTTTGAGTTCGCCGGTGCTTACTTGGCGGGCGGTGAAGTAACCTCCACCATTCGTAACGGCATCATAGACTCAGAAGCCTTTGCCGATCACCCAGATTTGCTGGTGTTTGGTATGATCGCCTCACTATTAGCCTCGGGTACTTGGCTATTAGTGGCTTCTTACTATGGCTGGCCGGTATCAACCACGCACACCATCATAGGTGCCATCGTAGGCTTCGCACTGGTGTCATTAGGTTCGAGTGCCGTGCACTGGAGTAAGGTGGGCGGCATCGTCGGCTCTTGGGTAGTCACGCCGGCTATCTCGGGGTTAATGGCCTACTTTATCTTTATCAGCGTGCAACGGCTTATTTTCAACGCCGACAAGCCGCTGGCGGCCGCTAAGAAATACGTCCCCGCTTATATCTTTATGACGGTGATGGTGATTTGTTTGGTCACCCTGCAAAAGGGCCTAAAGCACGTCGGCCTTGATATGAGCAACACCGAAAGCTTTGTGCTGGCGACGCTGATTTCTTTGGCTTCAGCCCTGTTGTGTGGCGTTTACATCAAACGTAAACAATACGACAGTGAAGACGACAAAGACATGCAGTACACCAACGTAGAAAAGGTGTTTGGCATCTTAATGGTGGTTACCGCTTGTGCCATGGCTTTTGCGCACGGTTCAAACGACGTAGCCAATGCTATTGGTCCGTTATCGGCGGTAGTGAGCATAGTACAAAGCTCTGGCGAAATTGCCGCGAAATCCAGTATTGCTTGGTGGATTTTACCACTGGGCGGCGTGGGTATCGTCATCGGCCTGGCCTCTTTAGGCCACAAGGTAATGGCCACCGTAGGGACGGGTATTACACACCTGACGCCTAGCCGAGGTTTTGCCGCTCAGTTAGCCACGGCTGCGACAGTGGTGATCGCATCCGGTACTGGCTTGCCAATTTCTACTACCCAGACCCTAGTGGGCGCGGTAATGGGCGTAGGCTTAGCACGCGGTATTGCGGCACTAAACCTGAACGTACTGCGTAACATAGTGGTTTCTTGGGTAATTACTTTGCCCGCAGGCGCTATTTTAGCCATTATTTTCTTCTATATTATTCAATGGTCTTTTAGCTAAGTCATCGAAAACTGACGTTTAAGTACCGTTTTAAGGGGGCATATTTGCCCCCTTCTTCTTGTCCTACCCCCTCCCAGCTATTACCATGACCT comes from Oceanisphaera profunda and encodes:
- the lpxL gene encoding LpxL/LpxP family Kdo(2)-lipid IV(A) lauroyl/palmitoleoyl acyltransferase, which codes for MAIAMRDFRPSSFSLALLHPRYLFNWLGLSLLWLLVTLLPWRAQMAFGRSLGRLSMRVLKSRVKIARRNLELALPELDEAERERTLIANFESVGCAVFETGMAWFWPDWRMRAITRMEGTEHVDTAVANNQGMLLLSAHFLTLELNARQFGLYRPGVGVYRPNTNAVLEYAQVEGRCRSNKYLVDRLNIKGMLKALRQGDALWYAPDHDYGRHASVFVPFFAVEQAATITGTATLARVKKTVTLPCFTLREKDGYRLLIQAPMANFPIGDDITDAIASNQVIEAAIRLAPEQYMWLHRRFKTTPEGVPYRY
- the glnE gene encoding bifunctional [glutamate--ammonia ligase]-adenylyl-L-tyrosine phosphorylase/[glutamate--ammonia-ligase] adenylyltransferase, with amino-acid sequence MIAMPALLQQQANKQWLRFKERAPELVEQVSDARSAQLKMLFACSDFAVQSLCQQPELALEFDDATELNNSDRAGDYASVLATLLDGVTDEATVLRVLRQFRRKQLLLIAWREMLLGGEVEESFVHISALADALILAAYRWYYQKLCHEVGTPTDANGEAVPLLIIGMGKLGGRELNFSSDIDLIFTFPHNGVTQGGRRELANQQFFIRLGQKLVNALHQTTADGQVYRVDMRLRPFGESGPLAVSFNAMEEYYQNHGRTWERYAMVKARIINGEGQYSDQLRAMLRPFVFRRYIDFGVIDSLRQMKAMIAAEVRRKGLHDNIKLGAGGIREIEFIAQVFQLIRGGREPSLQVRHLPAALAAIEALGDLPSEDAQQLHESYRLLRRVENFLQAFDDQQTQTLPFDELNQARLAWLTGFDNWQDCYQAIQATMSRVHRQFEGLIGDNTEAEEEGAPQIWFDIWQTELDESELLPLLQEQGLSELKARGLAAGLLSFKAEYSRRAMGPQGRQALDKLMPVLLDKIHGTDTPNRLFARVQHILLHIVTRSAYLQLLVENAGALKQLLRLCEASSLVAEQLARFPILLDELLLPQTLYEPIPLECYRDELRQFLLRVPEEDVEQQMEALRQFKQIQLLRIAAADIADTLPLMKVSDHLTWLAEAIVDEVINQAWVQMTERHGVPEALAHSTDRGFGVVAYGKLGGIELAYSSDLDLVFVQQSDLSGHTNGPKPIDVRQFYLRLAQRIIHLFSTRTASGVLYELDMRLRPSGDSGLMVSPLDAYQQYLLNQAWVWEKQALVRSRFIVGDATLEQQFIEIRQQVLSQPRDQQSLAEEVIKMRERMREHLIKAKEEEFDLKQSSGGLVDIEFLTQYLVLAFSHQYAKALTRWSDNIRILESAVAVGLLDEQEAERLKTAYCAIRNRGHRLSLLDEPGRVPDSELCTEREWVVESWEKWLKA
- a CDS encoding CYTH domain-containing protein translates to MNTEIELKFLVSPALVSRLPALLARHEICQHDQKTLANTYFDTPSLALGRMKAGLRIRNQNGKLEQTVKLAGSQVGGLHQRPEYNVDLAEPQPDLALFPAHIWPADFVLAQVQADLQPLFSTDFLRQRWVVKFNETEIELAFDTGEVRAGKEQDPIQELELELVNGEVADMFAFAELLLHEGGLRLYAVSKAQRGYCLAGLSAGPQLQALTLVAGTALLETVLPETEQDKRALLSRLAQGVEHWQHHEQGALSSTDQKDDWLGQVRIGVALVEQSLVSLNKKAPESAQVAWLEELTWLQAQLQTEKLSDELFYSPRYGRLLLQLTHYLYAEGGH
- a CDS encoding TIGR00153 family protein is translated as MPVNTILGLFAKSPIKPLQKHVAKVHEAAQQLVPFFDAMWARDWEQAELIQRRISQLEREADALKREIRLKLPRGLFMPVARTDMLELLTQQDKIANKAKDISGRIIGRQMAIPLPLQAAFMDYLSRCLDATAQAAKAIDELDELLETGFKGREMDLVSDMINQLDRIEDDTDVMQAKLRKQLHLIEDGYNPIDIMFLYKIIEWVGELADQAERVGARLELMLSRS
- a CDS encoding inorganic phosphate transporter, giving the protein MDIIANYGTLLILIAAAFGFFMAWGIGANDVANAMGTSVGTRSLTIKQAILIAMVFEFAGAYLAGGEVTSTIRNGIIDSEAFADHPDLLVFGMIASLLASGTWLLVASYYGWPVSTTHTIIGAIVGFALVSLGSSAVHWSKVGGIVGSWVVTPAISGLMAYFIFISVQRLIFNADKPLAAAKKYVPAYIFMTVMVICLVTLQKGLKHVGLDMSNTESFVLATLISLASALLCGVYIKRKQYDSEDDKDMQYTNVEKVFGILMVVTACAMAFAHGSNDVANAIGPLSAVVSIVQSSGEIAAKSSIAWWILPLGGVGIVIGLASLGHKVMATVGTGITHLTPSRGFAAQLATAATVVIASGTGLPISTTQTLVGAVMGVGLARGIAALNLNVLRNIVVSWVITLPAGAILAIIFFYIIQWSFS